A stretch of the Panicum virgatum strain AP13 chromosome 9N, P.virgatum_v5, whole genome shotgun sequence genome encodes the following:
- the LOC120689446 gene encoding pentatricopeptide repeat-containing protein At3g53360, mitochondrial-like, translated as MKPTTTAALFLSSRPAIARSANMLSTLAGSTPTPTPTPTRERDPFAIAHALSSIAYSSSSFTSPPSLATGSGLHAQCIKLGVSADTFTTNHLLIFYKRRGHLAGALRVFDEMPHRNLVSWTAMVSGSVRNAAPDLGLQLFVSMLGNGLCPNEFALACALGACCQSAVANARLGLSVHGLAVKAGLDANPYVGSSLMLMYARHGRTAAAEHVFAGIVFRDLACWNAMLEAYISNGYACDAMRTVVQLHRCGITPDVFTYISAVKASSINSELNFGRQLHGLGIHNRFESSTSVMNALVDMYFRTGQQDMAAAIFGKIRQKDTVSWNTVISGLANDEEVKAATDCFVDMSLYGCKPNQVTLSVMLRLCGAKENTSLGLQIFGLAYRHGYSEKLLVANAVIKMLSRCGLLHSAYGFFSNLSVRNIMTWNEMIAGYGLHSSSEDVMKLFRSLLCFGSKPDEFTYPAVLSAFQQAHDSRNHEQIHACILKHGFASCQFVSTSLIKVKATLGSVHGSLKVIEDTGKMDLVSWGVTISAFLKHGLNDEALYLFTSFRDECTQEPDEFILATILNACANAALIGQCRCIHSLVVRAGYSKHFCVASALVDAYAKCGDVTAAESVFTDVSLGTNDTILYNTMLTAYANHGLIHQVLGLYREMKELQLAPTPATRRRRDIPPPLVAVSTILGSGVAPASTASDRPPPLGLHCRPGAVARRRGYGLHCSPEDVMKLFRSLLCFGSRPDEFTYPAVLSAFQQAHDSRNHEQNSRSTHGSLKVIEDAGKMDLVSWGVTISAFLKHGPNNEALYLFNLFRDECTQEPDEFILATILNACANAALIGQCRCIHSLVVRAGYSKHFCVASALVDAYAKCGDVTAAESVFTDVSLVTNDTILYNTMLTAYANHGLIHQVLGLYREMKELQLAPTPATRRRRDIPPPLVAVSTILGSGVAPASTASDRPPPLGLHCRPGAVARRRGRRSHGASSSAPPGLSPPPGNAAAVAPSVRRGCPARSPPPGNAAVITPFFFFQKNKGDK; from the exons ATGAAGCCCACAACGACGGCAGctctcttcctctcctcccGACCTGCCATTGCCCGCAGCGCAAACATGctctccaccctcgccggcTCCACTCCCACTCCCACTCCCACTCCCACCAGGGAGAGGGACCCCTTCGCCATCGCCCATGCCCTCTCCTCCATCGCCTACTCCTCGTCTTCCTTCACCTCTCCACCATCCCTCGCCACGGGCTCAGGGCTCCACGCACAGTGCATAAAGCTCGGCGTGTCCGCCGACACCTTCACCACGAACCACCTCCTCATCTTCTACAAGAGGCGcggccacctcgccggcgcgctccgcgtgttcgacgaaatgccgCACCGGAACCTCGTCTCCTGGACCGCCATGGTGTCCGGCTCCGTGCGCAACGCCGCGCCTGACCTGGGCCTCCAGCTGTTTGTCTCCATGCTCGGCAACGGCCTCTGCCCCAACGAGTTCGCTCTCGCATGCGCGCTCGGTGCTTGTTGCCAGTCAGCGGTGGCCAATGCCAGGCTCGGCCTTTCCGTTCACGGCCTCGCTGTCAAAGCTGGCCTGGATGCCAATCCTTATGTGGGAAGCTCGTTGATGCTAATGTATGCCAGGCATGGGCGTACTGCTGCTGCGGAGCACGTGTTTGCAGGCATTGTTTTCAGAGACCTGGCATGCTGGAACGCGATGTTGGAGGCTTATATCTCGAATGGATACGCATGTGATGCGATGAGGACAGTGGTTCAGCTGCATCGCTGTGGAATAACGCCTGATGTTTTCACCTATATTTCAGCTGTAAAGGCTTCTTCGATCAACAGCGAGTTAAATTTTGGGCGGCAGCTACATGGTCTTGGCATCCACAACAGGTTCGAATCCAGTACTTCAGTGATGAACGCGCTTGTTGATATGTACTTCAGAACAGGACAGCAGGACATGGCT GCCG CTATCTTTGGTAAGATTCGGCAAAAGGACACTGTCTCCTGGAACACGGTAATTTCCGGTCTTGCCAATGATGAGGAAGTGAAGGCAGCTACAGACTGCTTTGTCGACATGTCACTATATGGTTGTAAACCTAACCAAGTTACATTATCTGTCATGCTGAGGCTCTGTGGTGCTAAGGAGAACACCTCCCTCGGTCTTCAGATCTTTGGACTTGCCTATCGTCATGGCTACTCTGAGAAACTACTTGTAGCGAATGCGGTCATCAAAATGCTGTCTAGATGTGGTCTGCTCCACTCTGCTTATGGCTTCTTCAGTAATCTCAGTGTCAGAAATATTATGACATGGAACGAGATGATTGCAGGCTATGGTCTGCACAGTAGTTCTGAAGATGTAATGAAGCTCTTCCGCAGCTTGCTCTGCTTTGGATCAAAACCAGATGAGTTCACCTATCCAGCTGTTTTGTCTGCATTCCAACAAGCTCACGACTCAAGAAACCATGAGCAGATCCACGCATGTATTCTGAAACATGGGTTTGCTTCATGTCAGTTCGTCTCGACTTCACTAATCAAAGTAAAGGCAACCCTTGGTTCAGTTCATGGTTCACTGAAAGTCATCGAGGACACTGGCAAGATGGATTTGGTATCATGGGGAGTCACCATCTCTGCATTCTTGAAGCATGGCCTGAACGATGAGGCCCTTTACCTTTTCACTTCGTTCAGAGATGAGTGCACACAGGAGCCTGATGAGTTCATCCTGGCTACCATCCTGAACGCTTGTGCAAACGCAGCATTGATAGGCCAATGCAGATGCATTCATTCCCTCGTTGTCAGGGCAGGGTACAGCAAGCACTTCTGTGTGGCAAGCGCCTTGGTTGATGCGTATGCAAAGTGTGGCGATGTTACTGCTGCTGAAAGTGTGTTCACTGATGTTTCGTTGGGGACTAATGACACCATACTGTACAACACCATGCTGACAGCTTATGCCAACCATGGTCTGATCCATCAGGTCCTCGGGCTGTACCGAGAGATGAAAGAACTTCAACTGGCTCCAACACCAGCtactcgccggcgccgcgacATTCCCCCGCCATTGGTCGCCGTCAGCACCATCCTCGGCAGCGGCGTCGCTCCGGCCTCCACCGCCAgcgaccggccgccgccgctcggcctcCACTGCCGGCCGGGCGCCGTCGCCCGTCGCCGAG GTTATGGTCTGCACTGTAGTCCTGAAGATGTAATGAAGCTCTTCCGCAGCTTGCTCTGCTTTGGATCAAGACCAGATGAGTTCACCTATCCAGCTGTTTTGTCTGCATTCCAACAAGCTCACGACTCAAGAAACCATGAGCAGAATAGCAGATCCACGCAT GGTTCACTGAAAGTCATAGAGGACGCTGGCAAGATGGATTTGGTATCATGGGGAGTCACCATCTCTGCATTCCTGAAGCATGGCCCGAACAATGAGGCCCTTTACCTTTTCAATTTGTTCAGAGATGAGTGCACACAGGAGCCTGATGAGTTCATCCTGGCTACCATCCTGAACGCTTGTGCAAACGCAGCATTGATAGGGCAATGCAGATGCATTCATTCCCTCGTTGTCAGGGCAGGGTACAGCAAGCACTTCTGTGTGGCAAGCGCCTTGGTTGATGCGTATGCAAAGTGTGGCGATGTTACTGCTGCTGAAAGTGTGTTCACTGATGTTTCGTTGGTGACTAATGACACCATACTGTACAACACCATGCTGACAGCTTATGCCAACCATGGTCTGATCCATCAGGTCCTCGGGCTGTACCGAGAGATGAAAGAACTTCAACTGGCTCCAACACCAGCtactcgccggcgccgcgacATTCCCCCGCCATTGGTCGCCGTCAGCACCATCCTCGGCAGCGGCGTCGCTCCGGCCTCCACCGCCAgcgaccggccgccgccgctcggcctcCACTGCCGGCCGGGCGCCGTCGCCCGTCGCCGAGGTCGGAGGAGCCACGGCGCCTCATCCTCGGCCCCGCCCGGCCTCtcacctccgcctggcaacgccGCCGCAGTTGCCCCGTCGGTCCGCCGCGGTTGCCCTGCTCGCTCGCCTCCGCCCGGCAACGCCGCCGTGAttactcctttttttttcttccaaaaaaataAAGGAGATAAATAG